The Paenibacillus sp. RUD330 genome has a segment encoding these proteins:
- a CDS encoding helix-turn-helix transcriptional regulator: protein MPFSYKPLWHKLIENDLSKTEFREKLGLSTATLAKLGKDEYVSMEIVDKICSHFNVQPGQIMEHKLGLKE, encoded by the coding sequence ATGCCTTTTTCATATAAGCCGCTTTGGCATAAGTTGATTGAAAATGACTTGAGCAAGACTGAGTTTCGTGAAAAGCTAGGTCTATCCACCGCTACCCTAGCCAAGCTAGGTAAAGACGAATATGTGTCTATGGAAATAGTGGACAAGATTTGCTCTCACTTTAATGTGCAGCCTGGACAGATTATGGAGCATAAGCTTGGACTG